The window CCACACCGGAGAGCTCTCCCAGGCGTTGCTGGACTGCTTCCAAGGTATCGGGAAAGACCTGGACAATAATTCCAGAAATATTCATGTATCACCTCGTCGTGGAATCTGATGGTAGAGACTGGTTCTCAGCATATTGGAGTGAAATTGCCTGAACAGGGCAACCTGCAACGCATGCCCCGCAGCCGACACACTGATCAGCCAGGATTTGTGGAAGCTGCTCCCCCTGCCCTTCTCGTAAAAAAACGATAGCCTCCTGCTCACATTGCTCCTGGCAGAGCTGGCAGAGCACCTTTTTCCGCGTAAGACAATGAGTATTGATGGCAACATGCAGTTTTCTGCGAGGCTGCTCATCGGAAAAATGCAGGGCACCGCTGG is drawn from Candidatus Electrothrix aestuarii and contains these coding sequences:
- the napF gene encoding ferredoxin-type protein NapF — encoded protein: MNLTSFFVDKCLAFLLQGEGDRVQQKAVVSPVALSLPPPWSASEQEFRDLCKSCGACAAACERNLIVLEEDGLPFMDFSKGFCNFCGDCARTCPSGALHFSDEQPRRKLHVAINTHCLTRKKVLCQLCQEQCEQEAIVFLREGQGEQLPQILADQCVGCGACVAGCPVQAISLQYAENQSLPSDSTTR